The DNA window TACCCGCCGTTCCTGGGCGTGCAGCAGGAGGACGGATCCGCGATCGTGACGGGGAGCGCCGCTGCGGACGAGCCTCTCGGCGCCGACATCCTCTACACGGACGACCTTCTGCAGGAGATCGACGGGTTCCCCCTGACCGTGACGGATGTGCGGGGGCAGACGACCACGGCGAACCTGCTCTACTCCCTCCCCTACCAGATCGCAGCCGTGCTCTCCCTCCTGGCGCGGATCTTCCTGCTGCTCGCGCCCTTCCTCCTTCTCCTCATCTACTACCGCTACGGGCGGGAGAAGCCGTATTCCGTGCCGAATTACCTCTCCTTCGTCCCGAACCCGGGCCTGAAGCCCTGGGCGGTCAACCTGCTCTTCCGCGGGGATGCCACCGACTTCGACGAGAACGGTTTCTACGCCACCCTCCTCGACCTGCACCGCCGGCGGAAGCTCCGGATCACCGAGCGGGAGGGCGGCGGGAGCGTGACCCTGCAGGTGCTGGACGCCGCATCCGACGATCCCTACGAGAGCCGGGTGCTCCAGGCGCTCCGCTCCATCGAGAAGGAGGGGGCGGTCGACACCGGGGAACTCGAACGGCTCGCCGCCCGGGCGAAGACCGATGCGGCGGCCCGGACCGAGATCCTCCGCTACCAGCGGGAGCTCCGTTCGGTCACCCGCCACTCCGATCCCCGCCTCGTCGCCCGCTACATCACGGACGGGCGGTGGCGGGTGCTGCCGGTCGCCGCGATCGGGGCGGTGCTCGCCATCGCCGCGGCGATCGTGCTGATCCTGGCCCCGTATACCGCCTACATAGCGATCCCCGCGATCGTCGCCGCCATCCTGGTGATCGGGCAGGCGGGGGTGAGCCTGCTCTTCCCCTCCACCCTCTTCGGGCGGTGGAAGGGCGACGCCTACAAGGAGAAGCTGGAGTGGGACGCCTTCCGCACCTTCCTCTCGGACCTGGCGCTGATGAAGCAGTACTCCCCGGCGGACATCTCCATGTGGGGTGAGTGGCTGGTCTACGGCACCGCCCTCGGGGTCGGCGAGAAGGTGGAGCGGGCGATGAAAGACCTGAACGTGAACCTCGCGGAGGCGAACGTGCCGCTCTACGTGCCGTTGAGGACTGCGTTCGTGCCCGTCATCCTCTTCACCCCCCCGCCTCCCGCCGGCGGCAGGGGCGGAGGTTTCGGCGGGGGCGGATTCGGCGGAGGCGGAGGTTTCGGCGGGGGCGGCGCCGGCGGGCGGTGAGGCGCACCCGCCCTCTTCCCCCCGAAGACCGCATATACCTGCAGGGCGGTTTACCGCCGGTCTGCGGATCTCGCAAAACCCTTTTCATCCAGCGGAGGACAGAGAGACCCGGCATGGGAGGAGAGGCTGGCGAGTCCCTCCCCGCAGAGGTCGAGCCGCAGGGGATCGGTGAGATCCCGGTGCGGTACCGCGGCGGCGGCGACTGCGTGGTGCTCGACGTGCGGGAACCGGAGGAGTATGCCCGGGGCCGCATCGAGGGTGCGAAGAACATCGCCTTCCCCGATACAGAGGCTCTATCCCGGGGGCCCGAAGAAGGACTGCCCCTGCATCGTCGGCTGCAGGCGCGGCGTGCGGGCTCCAAGCGTGCGGCAGTGCACGGGGGAGCGGGGGTCCCCGGGAGTCTGCAGCATCCAGGGCGGGATCGAGGCAGGCGCAGGGAATGCCGCTCGTTGCGCAGCGGCGGGCAGGGGAGAGGGGGCCTTCCCCGCAAGAGAATCCTCACCGGGAAAGCCGGGGTCAATTGATCCAGATTTCGTCCCGTTCAGAGAACACCGCTTCTCCCCATGCCGGGAAGGACGATCGGACCAGGGGGGAGGGCCGCCGCATACCCGCATGCGACAAGGTCCGCTCTGTCCGTGTTCCGATCCCCCTGCTTCCCTGCAGCAGGACAGCCTCCGTATGCGAGAGGGAGATCTGTCCTGCGCCCGCACCTCTTGCTCGATTGCGGTTCACCCATGCGGGGCTATCGCACCGAGGGGAGAGGGGGCGCACCCTCCTCCCGCCGTTCCCCGCCCCCGCTGATGCGATGCCCTGCGGGGAGGATCCGTGGCGGCGATTCACCATGCGCTCCCGCCCCTGCGGTACGATGCCCCCGGGTTGGAAGCCCCGGGCGCGGTCCGCTCGTCCCGCGGCGATGCGGTCGGGACCCTGCGGGGAGACAAGAAAGCCTATCGCCCGTCTCGGAAAAACGTCCGTGACCAGGACCGGATTTCAGATAACGCCGATTCCCTCGCCCCCGGGATCATCGCACTTGGGGAGGAGGGCGGTAAACGGATCGGGTCCGCCAATCCTTCTCCTCGCTTGACAGTCGATCGAAACCTGCACCTCCCGTTCCAACGCAGGCGAGATCGCCTCCGGCCAATCCCCGGAGGAGGGATCCGAAATCGAACGATTGGCCCTTCGCAACACGGCTTCAGTGCCCATGATCTCCGATATCGCCCGGCAGATCCCGGGGGGGAGATCGAGGAGCCGTTCCCTTCTCCCCGTATCGTGCTGCGGCAGGACAGATGGACGGGGATACGAGCGGAAGGATGGAGTGCACCGATCGTCTGCAAAAAGGGCCCGGGCCAGGCAGGGCCGTTACTTCTTCTCTTCCTCGACGATGTGCAGGATCTCGTCGATCACCTCGATCATGAAGATCTCGTCGAGTTCCATCGTCTCGTTTCCGAGCATGTCGATCAGGGCGTTGCTGGCCAGGTCGAGGGCCTCGTTCTCGTCGTCGGCATACACGAGGATGTCTGCAGTATAGCGGATGTGGAACTTCTCCTTCTCTGTCAATCGGTTCACCTCACGCGCCCTGCGGCGGGGGCTGCATTGACTCCTGCGGCAGGGTATAAAGAAGTTGTGGATTGCCTCCGGGGGCGTTTGCGCCTGCAGGATGCAGCACCGGAATCCTTTATGGCCCGGATTCCCCAATGGATCAGCATGAAGAGGCCGATCCTTCAGGTGGCTCTGGATCTCCTGGAGCTGAAGCGGGCAGTGCAGATCGCGAAGGATGCCGTGGACGGCGGCGCGGACTGGATCGAGGCGGGAACCCCGCTGATCAAGAGCGAGGGGATGAACGCGGTGCGGACGCTGCGGGCGGCGTTTCCCGATCACGTGATCGTGGCCGACATGAAGGTCGCCGATACCGGGACGGTCGAGGTGGAGATGGCGGCAAAAGCCGGTGCCGGCGTGGTCTGCGTCCTCGCCGATGCGGACGACGCGGTGATCGGGGAGTGCGTCCGCGCCGCGCGGCTCTACGGCGTTAAGATCATGGCCGACCTGATGGCGGTGCAGGACCCCGTCCGGCGGGCAAAGGAGCTGGAAGCGCTCGGCGTGGACTGCATCAACGCCCACGTGGGGATCGACCAGCAGATGGTCGGGAAGACCTCGGTGGCGCTGCTCCAGAGCCTGGTCGGCGAGGTGGGGATCCCGATCGCGGTCGCCGGAGGGCTGGAGCCATCCACGGCAGCCCGGGTGGCGGAGCTGGGGGCTTCCATCGTCATCGTCGGCGGAGCCATCGTGCGGTCGGCGGACGTGCGGGGGTCGACGGCAGCGGTGCGGCAGGCGATCGACCGCCGGGAGGCGAAGGAGGAGAGGCGGGAGAGCCGGGACGAGGCGATCCGCCGCATCCTTCTCGAAGTCTCGGCCCCGAACGTCTCCGACGCCCTGCACCGCAAGGGTGCCATGGCGGGGGCCGCGCCCCTCTGCGGGAACGTGAAGATGGTCGGACGGGCCGTCACCGTGCAGACGTTCGCCGGGGACTGGGCGAAACCGGTGGAAGCGATCGATCGGGCAGAGCCCGGGGACGTGATCGTCATCTACAACGACGGCGGCACCCACGTCGCCCCCTGGGGCGAACTCGCCACCCTCTCCTGCATCGGCCGCGGGCTCGCCGGGGTGGTGATCGACGGGGCGGTGCGGGACGTCGACGATATCCGGAGGCTCGGCTTTCCCACATTCGCCCGGGCCGTCGCCCCGAACGCGGGGGAGCCGAAGGGGTTCGGGGAGATCAACACCGAGATCACCTGCTGCGGGCAGACCGTGCGGCCCGGGGACTGGATCGTCGGGGACGAGAGCGGTGTCGTCGTCGTGCCGCGGGAGCGGGCCTACGAGGTGGCGCGGAGGGCGCTCGAAGTGAAGAAGACGGAAGAGCGGATCCGCCAGGAGATCCGGGAGGGATCCACCCTCTCCACGGTGATGGAACTCCTGAAGTGGGAGAAGAAGTAGGAGGTCACTGGAAGGTGCTGCGCTCCAGGAGCTGACCCCCGTGCGCCAGGAGCTCGCGGATCGCCGCGCGGGGATCGTCCACGCGGAGGATCAGCACGGCGGCATCCTTTCCGCTGTAGGCATAGGAGTACTCGATGTTGACGTTCGCATCCCCCAGGATGCGGGCGATCTCGTAGAGACCGCCGGGCTCGTCCCGCATCTTCACTCCGATCACGTCGGTGAACGAGACGATGAACCCCATCTCGGTCAATTTCCTGTGCGCACGGTCCGGATGATCCACGAGCGCGCGGACCACGCCGAAACCGTCGGCCTCCGCGATGGAGAACGCGAAGATGTTGATCTTCTCCTCCTCGAGCGCGTGGGCGACCGCCGCCAGCCGCCCGGGCCTGTTCTCCGAGAACACGGATATCTGCTGGATGATGTACTTCTCTTTCTCCATGTCAGAGCACCCTCTTGTCAACGACCCTTTTTGCCTTCCCCTCGAAGCGGGGAAGGGATCCCGGCGCCACCAGCTCCACGTCGGCGCTGACGTTCAGCGAGTTCTGGAGCTTGTGGGCCACTTTCTTCTTGATGTTCATCAGTTCGGGGATCTTGTCGGAGAACGACTCCGGCGAGAGTTCCACCCGCACCAGCATCTCGTCGAGCGCCCCCGTGCGGTCGACCACGATCTGGAACTGCCGCCCGACCTCCGGGATCCCCATCAGGGCATGCTCGATCTGGGAGGGGAAGACGTTGATCCCCCGGATGATCAGCATGTCGTCCACCCGCCCCTGGATGCGGGTGATGCGGGGATGCGTCCGCCCGCAGGGGCAGGGATCGCCATTCAGCGTGCTGATATCCCCGATGCGGAAACGGACCATGGGCAGCGCCTCCTTCTGCAGGATCGTCATCACCAGTTCGCCGGGTTCGCCCGGGGCGCAGGGCTCGCCGCTGTTCGGGTCCAGGACCTCGACCAGCGCAAAGTCGCTCCAGACGTGCATACCCTTCTGCTCGGCGCACTCCGTGAAGAGCGGCCCCGACAGTTCGCTCGTCCCGTAGATGTCGAAGGCCCGGATCCCCAGCCACTCCTGGATGCGGGTCCGCATCCGCTCCGACCAGGGCTCGGCTCCCAGGACACCGGTCCGCAGCTGGGTGTCCTTCGCGATGCTGATCCCCATCCGCTCCGCCACTTCGCCCATGTGGATCAGGTACGAGGGGGTGCAGGCGATCGCGGTCGCGCCCAGATCCTGCATCAGCTCGATCTGCCGCTCGGTGTTGCCCACGCTCGTGGGGAGCACCGTCGCCCCGATCCGTTCGGCCCCGTAGTGGAGACCCAGCCCGCCGGTGAAGAGCCCGTAGCCGTAGCTCACCTGTATCACGTCCCCCCGCCCGAGTCCGCAGGAGGTGAGCGCCCGCGCCAGCGACGTGGTCCAGGCGTCCACGTCCCGCTGCGTGTAGCCGACCACGGTCGGTTTTCCGGTGGTGCCGCTCGAGACATGGTAGCGCACGAGCTCCTCCTTCCCCACCGTGAAGATCCGATCGGGATAGTTGTCCCGCAGATCCCGTTTGTACATGAACGGCAGCTTCGTCACGTCGGCGAGCGTGCGGATGTCGTCCGGGTGGACATGCGCCTCCCGCATTCGTTCATGGTAGAACGGGTTGAAGCTGTAGAGGCGGTAGACCAGCGTCTTCAGGAGACGGAACTGGAGTTTCTCGAGGTCCTCTCTCGGCATCTCCTCGATCCGCGGATCCCAGTAGCTCAATACAATCCCTCCCGATGATCGACGACCCTCTTTGCCTTCCCCTCGAAGCGGGGCAGGGTTCCGGGCTCCACCAGCTTCACCGCCGTGCGCAGCCCCAGCGCGTCGTGCAGGGCCCGGGCCACCTTCTGCTGGATCTTTGCGAGATCCCGCAGCTCCCCGCTGAAGACCGCGCGGTTGATCTCCACCTCGATCGTCATCTCGTCCATGTGGTTGACACGGTCAATGTGCACCATGAAATGATCTCCCACCTCGTTCAAGGCCAGCAGTACATGTTCTATCTGCGAGGGGAATACGTTTATGCCCCGGATGACCAGCATGTCGTCGCTCCTGCCGGATATGCGGCCGATCTTCTGTCCGCGGCCGCAGGTGCATCCATCCTCCATCAGCATGGTGATGTCCCCCGTGCGGTAGCGGACGAGCGGCATCGCCTCTTTCACGAGCGGGGTGATCACCATCTCGCCGCGCTCCCCCGGCCCCAGCCGTTCCCCGCTCACCGGATCGACGATCTCCACCAGGTAGCTGTCGTGCCAGATGTGCAGCCCGTCCCGCTCGGGGCACTCGAAGGCGACACCGGGCCCGAACATCTCGGAGAGCCCGTAGGAGTCGTACGCCGTCACCTGGAGCCTCTCCTCGAGTTCGCGGCGCATGTTGTCCGACCAGGGTTCGGCGCCGAAGATGCCCGTTGTGAGCGAGGGGAGCCCCGCCCCCATCGACTCGGCGACCTCGGCGAGGTGCATCGCGTAGCTCGGAGTGCAGTGGATGGCGTTCACCCCGAAGTCCTGGATCATCTCGATCTGCCGCCGGGTGTTGCCTGTCGCCGACGGGACGACGGTGAGCCCGATCAGCTCGGCACCGTAGTGGAAGCCGAGACCACCGGTGAAGAGGCCGTAGTTCACCGCATTCTGGAAGACATCCCCCTCTTTGAGACCGATCATGGTCAGGTTGCGGGCGATCAGCTCCGCCCAGCGCGCCAGGTCCTGCCGCGTGTAGCCGACCACGGTGGGCTTCCCCGTGGTGCCCGAGGTGGTGTGGATCCGCACCACCCGCTTCAGGGGCACGGCGAGGAAGCCGAAGGGGTAGCCCTCGCGCAGCTCCTTTTTCCACGTGAAGGGGAGTCTCTCCACGTCGTCGAGCGTGCGGATGGTTTCGGGGGCGACTCCCGCTTCCTTGAACTTCCTGCGGTAGAACTCCACGTTCTGCGCCTGGGACAGCGTCCATTTCAGGCCGCCGAGCTGATGCTCCTCCAGAGCGCGACCCTGCAGGGTCTCCATCTTCGGATTCCAGAACATAGGAAAACTCTTGATATGCTATTGCGTGGCAGACCTTATTACATTACCTTTTTGCGGATCGCCGACCGCCGCGGCAGGTTCGTTCAGATCCCGCCGTTCCCGGAAGGGCGCACGCCGGAGATACGGTACGCCTCGGGAGGGACCCGCATCTCGAAGCGGGCGCCGCGCTCCCCGCACTCCCGGATGGCGATGCCGGTGATCCCCAGGATCTCGCGGATCAGGAAGAGCCCGTAGCCGGTGTTCCGCCCGTAGCCCTGCCGGAAGATCACCTCCTTCTCCGCCACCGGCACTCCGACGCCGTCGTCCTCGCAGGTGACGACGACATGCTCCCCGTCGCGGCGGTAGCCGATCCGGATCTCGGAGAGCGTCTCACCCCCGTGACGGAGGGCGTTCTCGATCAGGTTGTAGAAGACCTTCTCCAGCAGGGGATCCGCGTAGATCTCCAGTCCGTCCAGATCCAGATGCAGGTTCACCCGGTTCAGGGGCAGGGAGGCGGCGGCGGACTGCGCGATCTCCCGGACGGACTGCCAGACCGGCATGTGGATGCCCATGTTCTGGTAGTCGCGGCTGAAGCGGATCAGGTCCTGCATCTTCCGCGAGACCTCCGCGGCCGTGTCCAGGTACTTCCGGATCCGAGGATCCGTCCCGAACTCCGCGGCGAGCTGGACGTAGCCCTGGATCGCGGTCAGCTGGTTCAGGAGATCGTGGCGGGTGACGGACCCGAGCAGGTTCAGCTTCTCGTTCGCCCGGTGGAGCGCCTCCTCGATGCGTCTCCTGTCGGTGACGTCCCGCCCCACGGACTGGTACTCCGCAATCCGCCCGTCGGCATCCAGGATCACGCGATCGGTCCACTGCTGCCAGCGCACCTCGCCGCCGGGCATGACGATGCGGTGCTCGATGGTCGCCACCGGGTTCTCCCGCGATAGGGAGGCGAAGTGGCGGCGCAGCGGCTCCCGATCCTCCTCCGGGATCGCAGGGCGGAAGACCCTGCCCAGGATCTCCGAGCGGTCCTTACCAAAATAGCGGCAGTAGGCCTCGTTCACGAAGATGTGGGTGCCGTCGGGGAGGTAGCGGGAGATGAACTCGATCTGGTCCTCGACGACCGCCCGATAGCGCCTCTCGCCCTCCTGGTGAGCCTTCTGGGTCTGCTCGAGGGCCTCCAGCATGCGGTTGATCGTCATTCCCAGGTGCGCCAGTTCGTCGTCCCCGTGCACGGACAGCCGCGCTC is part of the Methanomicrobiales archaeon genome and encodes:
- a CDS encoding phenylacetate--CoA ligase — its product is MFWNPKMETLQGRALEEHQLGGLKWTLSQAQNVEFYRRKFKEAGVAPETIRTLDDVERLPFTWKKELREGYPFGFLAVPLKRVVRIHTTSGTTGKPTVVGYTRQDLARWAELIARNLTMIGLKEGDVFQNAVNYGLFTGGLGFHYGAELIGLTVVPSATGNTRRQIEMIQDFGVNAIHCTPSYAMHLAEVAESMGAGLPSLTTGIFGAEPWSDNMRRELEERLQVTAYDSYGLSEMFGPGVAFECPERDGLHIWHDSYLVEIVDPVSGERLGPGERGEMVITPLVKEAMPLVRYRTGDITMLMEDGCTCGRGQKIGRISGRSDDMLVIRGINVFPSQIEHVLLALNEVGDHFMVHIDRVNHMDEMTIEVEINRAVFSGELRDLAKIQQKVARALHDALGLRTAVKLVEPGTLPRFEGKAKRVVDHREGLY
- a CDS encoding phenylacetate--CoA ligase, producing the protein MSYWDPRIEEMPREDLEKLQFRLLKTLVYRLYSFNPFYHERMREAHVHPDDIRTLADVTKLPFMYKRDLRDNYPDRIFTVGKEELVRYHVSSGTTGKPTVVGYTQRDVDAWTTSLARALTSCGLGRGDVIQVSYGYGLFTGGLGLHYGAERIGATVLPTSVGNTERQIELMQDLGATAIACTPSYLIHMGEVAERMGISIAKDTQLRTGVLGAEPWSERMRTRIQEWLGIRAFDIYGTSELSGPLFTECAEQKGMHVWSDFALVEVLDPNSGEPCAPGEPGELVMTILQKEALPMVRFRIGDISTLNGDPCPCGRTHPRITRIQGRVDDMLIIRGINVFPSQIEHALMGIPEVGRQFQIVVDRTGALDEMLVRVELSPESFSDKIPELMNIKKKVAHKLQNSLNVSADVELVAPGSLPRFEGKAKRVVDKRVL
- a CDS encoding bifunctional hexulose-6-phosphate synthase/ribonuclease regulator, translating into MKRPILQVALDLLELKRAVQIAKDAVDGGADWIEAGTPLIKSEGMNAVRTLRAAFPDHVIVADMKVADTGTVEVEMAAKAGAGVVCVLADADDAVIGECVRAARLYGVKIMADLMAVQDPVRRAKELEALGVDCINAHVGIDQQMVGKTSVALLQSLVGEVGIPIAVAGGLEPSTAARVAELGASIVIVGGAIVRSADVRGSTAAVRQAIDRREAKEERRESRDEAIRRILLEVSAPNVSDALHRKGAMAGAAPLCGNVKMVGRAVTVQTFAGDWAKPVEAIDRAEPGDVIVIYNDGGTHVAPWGELATLSCIGRGLAGVVIDGAVRDVDDIRRLGFPTFARAVAPNAGEPKGFGEINTEITCCGQTVRPGDWIVGDESGVVVVPRERAYEVARRALEVKKTEERIRQEIREGSTLSTVMELLKWEKK
- a CDS encoding CHASE4 domain-containing protein, with translation MEIRKKTLLIVSITIIALMALLTLVSSFVILQDYARLEEQVAVRNLRRAESTIGETLSHLDSTAYDWASWDDTYTFVEDGNQPFIASNLMDKTFVGLDIHAMLFYNTSGALVWGKGYDLENRTAVPIAPGLLAEARPGSPLLAPEPRAGILQLPDGPMLVASRPILTSEDGGPRRGSLIMGRYLDADLVAHTGEVTALSLAVLPLGDTAVPSAVLHDDAPVVQPVSPTTVAAHSVLSDIHGSPASVLRAEMPRDIYRQGEASTFSFTLIILSVCLVFGLVTLFALEKLALLPLATLNASVARIGSEADPGARLSVHGDDELAHLGMTINRMLEALEQTQKAHQEGERRYRAVVEDQIEFISRYLPDGTHIFVNEAYCRYFGKDRSEILGRVFRPAIPEEDREPLRRHFASLSRENPVATIEHRIVMPGGEVRWQQWTDRVILDADGRIAEYQSVGRDVTDRRRIEEALHRANEKLNLLGSVTRHDLLNQLTAIQGYVQLAAEFGTDPRIRKYLDTAAEVSRKMQDLIRFSRDYQNMGIHMPVWQSVREIAQSAAASLPLNRVNLHLDLDGLEIYADPLLEKVFYNLIENALRHGGETLSEIRIGYRRDGEHVVVTCEDDGVGVPVAEKEVIFRQGYGRNTGYGLFLIREILGITGIAIRECGERGARFEMRVPPEAYRISGVRPSGNGGI
- a CDS encoding ACT domain-containing protein, with the translated sequence MEKEKYIIQQISVFSENRPGRLAAVAHALEEEKINIFAFSIAEADGFGVVRALVDHPDRAHRKLTEMGFIVSFTDVIGVKMRDEPGGLYEIARILGDANVNIEYSYAYSGKDAAVLILRVDDPRAAIRELLAHGGQLLERSTFQ
- a CDS encoding DUF2207 domain-containing protein — protein: MDEKQQIALVVVIGLVIGAIGLLLLTVAPQALPEDLAVERYEADFYGNGTLVERITYDVGVSGRYRMLFRNWEAPLVFDGIDRPHVTFVSVRGPDGTIGYAKDYRGEVFVSSEASGARSVVQNLAFESESGVYAPAYFGAGMYTVEYRYVVHPPIETDGQLAHINLRLADEHIPYRNVRIAIHSPHLQEVFPYPPFLGVQQEDGSAIVTGSAAADEPLGADILYTDDLLQEIDGFPLTVTDVRGQTTTANLLYSLPYQIAAVLSLLARIFLLLAPFLLLLIYYRYGREKPYSVPNYLSFVPNPGLKPWAVNLLFRGDATDFDENGFYATLLDLHRRRKLRITEREGGGSVTLQVLDAASDDPYESRVLQALRSIEKEGAVDTGELERLAARAKTDAAARTEILRYQRELRSVTRHSDPRLVARYITDGRWRVLPVAAIGAVLAIAAAIVLILAPYTAYIAIPAIVAAILVIGQAGVSLLFPSTLFGRWKGDAYKEKLEWDAFRTFLSDLALMKQYSPADISMWGEWLVYGTALGVGEKVERAMKDLNVNLAEANVPLYVPLRTAFVPVILFTPPPPAGGRGGGFGGGGFGGGGGFGGGGAGGR
- a CDS encoding rhodanese-like domain-containing protein, whose translation is MGGEAGESLPAEVEPQGIGEIPVRYRGGGDCVVLDVREPEEYARGRIEGAKNIAFPDTEALSRGPEEGLPLHRRLQARRAGSKRAAVHGGAGVPGSLQHPGRDRGRRRECRSLRSGGQGRGGLPRKRILTGKAGVN